From the Microaerobacter geothermalis genome, one window contains:
- a CDS encoding sigma-54 interaction domain-containing protein yields MKECLIVGAGRGGTALLEVLHRFEKIKVRGIVDINQQAPGLLLAQNLGVPYGSDFMSFLHPDIDFILEATGVEEVFIQLQRLKGPKTVLIPGTIANIIMALIDEKEQLIKQLERQKTERDTILNSTHDGMIAVNEEGSITLFNRSAEKLMGISSSDVLGTLAFETIPNSRLHVVLETGKPELNQEQVLSNQMRIVTNRVPMKDDDGNIVGAVAVFRDITELMDLAAEVTNLKDIQSLLEAIIQSSEDAISVVDAEGKGLIINPAYTRLTGLTAEDVIGKPADVDISEGVSMHMQVLKTKKPVRGVPLKVGPNRKDVLVNVAPILVDGVLKGSVGVIHDTSEIKKLTAELEKAKQIIRTLEAKYTFDDIIGESEEMRYAFEQAKNAASTHVTILLRGESGTGKELFAHAIHNASDRKYNQFVRVNCAAISESLLESELFGYEEGAFTGARRGGKRGLFEEASGGTIFLDEIGEISPNIQAKLLRVLQEKEIIRVGGTKPVPVNVRVIAATNVNLEKAIQQGTFREDLYYRLNVMPIIIPPLRYRKEDFSKLSHHIIRKFNQEFGRNVESIDEDALNRMKNYPWPGNVRELENVLGRAMINMRFNERVIKTIHLPPIEGQSIHRSSSSVQITEDFHTDLAEPLDKILENVEKAYIEKVLSATGGNRTKAAKILGISIRSLYYKLEKLKITH; encoded by the coding sequence ATGAAGGAATGCTTGATTGTTGGAGCGGGACGTGGGGGGACGGCTCTGCTGGAAGTCTTACACCGGTTTGAAAAAATAAAGGTTCGCGGGATCGTCGATATTAATCAGCAGGCTCCGGGATTATTATTAGCCCAGAATCTTGGGGTTCCATATGGCAGTGACTTTATGTCTTTTCTCCATCCTGACATCGATTTCATTTTAGAGGCAACTGGGGTGGAGGAGGTCTTTATTCAACTGCAACGATTAAAAGGCCCCAAGACCGTATTGATTCCGGGAACCATTGCTAACATAATAATGGCGTTAATTGATGAAAAAGAACAATTAATCAAACAGTTGGAGAGACAAAAGACAGAGAGGGATACCATCTTAAACTCTACTCACGATGGAATGATTGCCGTAAATGAAGAGGGAAGCATTACGCTATTTAACCGGTCGGCGGAAAAACTGATGGGGATTTCCTCTTCCGATGTATTGGGAACGTTGGCATTTGAAACCATTCCCAACAGCCGCTTGCATGTGGTCCTGGAAACCGGGAAACCGGAATTAAATCAGGAACAGGTTTTATCTAATCAAATGAGGATTGTCACGAATCGTGTTCCCATGAAAGATGACGACGGCAATATTGTCGGAGCTGTAGCTGTATTTCGTGATATTACGGAATTAATGGATTTGGCAGCAGAAGTGACCAATTTAAAAGATATTCAAAGTCTCCTTGAAGCAATTATCCAATCCTCTGAGGACGCCATATCAGTAGTAGATGCTGAAGGAAAAGGCTTAATAATTAATCCGGCGTATACCAGACTGACGGGATTAACCGCAGAAGATGTAATTGGGAAACCGGCAGATGTGGATATTTCTGAAGGTGTTAGTATGCATATGCAGGTATTGAAGACAAAGAAGCCTGTTCGGGGAGTTCCGTTAAAGGTGGGACCCAACAGAAAGGACGTATTGGTGAATGTTGCGCCCATTTTGGTAGACGGCGTATTGAAAGGATCTGTCGGGGTCATACATGATACGTCAGAAATCAAGAAATTAACGGCTGAATTGGAAAAGGCAAAACAAATTATTCGCACTTTGGAAGCAAAATATACCTTTGATGATATTATCGGTGAAAGTGAAGAGATGAGATATGCCTTTGAACAGGCCAAAAATGCTGCTTCCACTCATGTTACCATTTTACTTCGGGGAGAATCAGGGACAGGGAAGGAACTTTTCGCTCATGCCATTCACAATGCCAGCGACAGAAAATATAATCAATTTGTCCGGGTAAACTGTGCGGCAATTTCTGAAAGTTTATTAGAAAGTGAACTTTTTGGGTATGAGGAAGGGGCCTTTACTGGAGCAAGGAGAGGAGGAAAGAGGGGATTATTTGAGGAGGCAAGCGGGGGTACAATATTTCTAGATGAAATCGGTGAAATTTCGCCAAATATTCAGGCAAAACTATTAAGGGTTCTTCAGGAAAAAGAAATTATTCGGGTAGGCGGTACAAAGCCTGTTCCAGTCAATGTCCGTGTCATCGCTGCTACCAATGTAAACTTAGAGAAGGCAATACAGCAGGGAACTTTTCGAGAGGATCTGTATTACCGCTTAAATGTCATGCCGATTATTATTCCTCCCTTAAGATATAGAAAGGAAGATTTTTCAAAATTATCCCATCACATTATTAGAAAATTTAATCAGGAATTTGGTAGAAATGTTGAAAGTATCGATGAGGATGCTCTAAATAGGATGAAAAATTATCCCTGGCCTGGAAATGTAAGAGAATTGGAGAATGTACTTGGACGGGCAATGATTAATATGAGATTTAATGAAAGGGTGATAAAGACCATTCATTTACCTCCTATAGAAGGGCAGTCTATCCATCGTTCTTCTTCCTCTGTTCAGATTACTGAAGATTTTCATACAGATCTGGCTGAACCGCTGGATAAAATATTAGAAAATGTTGAGAAAGCTTATATTGAAAAGGTTTTAAGCGCAACAGGTGGGAATCGTACGAAAGCGGCCAAAATACTGGGGATTTCGATTCGAAGTTTATATTACAAATTGGAAAAATTAAAAATAACTCATTAA
- the steA gene encoding putative cytokinetic ring protein SteA translates to MVTKKESPMIQGFVKADSKTKNLMKRLLPGNIAVIKHPDVDEVAAKGLLESKVKAIINANPMLSGKYPAYGASYLLDHGIPLFEMGEEHFSLFSDGMEVNIDCGLDHLFILDDQHKIPLQKVTKEKIEKKLMEAKKNLPNTLKQFIDNTLIYAQREKDYFLQSLYIPALKTAIRGRHVLVVVRGTHYKEDLLAIRSYIKDYKPVLLGVDGGADALKEFGFIPDIILGDMDSVQDETLKFAKDLVVHAYPNGDAPGMKRIHQLGLKAITIPAPGTSEDIAMLLAYEKGAELIVTVGTHSNMIDFLEKGRKGMGSTVLVRMKIGNKLVDAKGVSKLYPGRIGWKPLAALGLSAVVPILALFVVSPVVRHLWQLLWIQVKMLLT, encoded by the coding sequence TTGGTTACTAAAAAAGAATCACCGATGATTCAAGGATTTGTAAAGGCGGACTCAAAAACGAAGAATCTCATGAAACGGCTTCTACCGGGAAATATAGCTGTCATTAAACATCCTGATGTGGATGAAGTGGCTGCTAAAGGATTGTTAGAGTCAAAAGTGAAGGCCATTATAAATGCAAATCCTATGTTAAGCGGCAAATATCCTGCCTATGGAGCATCATACTTGCTGGATCATGGTATTCCTTTGTTTGAAATGGGGGAAGAGCATTTCTCCCTCTTTTCAGATGGAATGGAAGTAAATATTGACTGTGGTTTGGATCATCTGTTTATCCTTGATGATCAACATAAAATTCCCTTACAAAAGGTTACAAAAGAGAAAATCGAAAAAAAGCTTATGGAAGCAAAAAAGAATTTACCAAATACCCTTAAGCAATTTATTGATAATACATTGATTTATGCTCAGAGAGAGAAGGACTATTTTCTCCAATCACTGTATATTCCGGCACTGAAAACTGCCATTAGAGGAAGGCATGTTCTGGTTGTGGTTAGAGGAACCCACTATAAGGAAGATCTTTTGGCAATTCGTTCGTATATAAAGGATTATAAGCCCGTTTTATTGGGGGTTGACGGGGGAGCAGATGCTTTAAAGGAATTTGGGTTTATTCCAGATATAATTCTGGGGGACATGGATAGTGTTCAAGATGAAACTCTAAAGTTTGCCAAAGACTTGGTTGTTCATGCTTATCCTAACGGGGATGCTCCCGGAATGAAGAGAATCCATCAGCTTGGATTAAAGGCTATAACAATTCCGGCTCCCGGGACCAGTGAAGATATTGCGATGCTTCTCGCTTATGAAAAAGGCGCAGAATTAATTGTAACTGTTGGAACCCACTCCAATATGATTGATTTTTTAGAAAAGGGAAGAAAAGGGATGGGAAGCACCGTTTTGGTTCGAATGAAAATTGGCAATAAATTGGTTGACGCCAAAGGAGTAAGCAAATTATATCCGGGACGAATCGGATGGAAGCCTTTAGCTGCATTAGGATTATCGGCAGTAGTTCCTATTCTTGCCCTGTTTGTTGTAAGTCCCGTGGTGCGGCATCTCTGGCAGCTTTTGTGGATTCAGGTAAAAATGTTATTAACGTAG
- the yqiS gene encoding phosphate butyryltransferase — translation MVLKNLAQLLGTARDRPSLTIAVAAAEDVEVLKAVEEAVRMGIANFLLFGDKKAIEDMVCSHQFELKESVIKDAKDLAESCKLAVAAVRDGEADVVMKGLVPTSTILKAILNKEGGLRTGNVLSHVAVFEVDGFNRLFFVTDAAMNISPDLQTKAEIIRNSVDVANAIGITQPKVAPIAAVEVVNPEMPATVEAALLSKMAERGQIKGATIDGPLALDNAISLEAARHKGIQSQVAGLADILVVPNIEVGNVLYKSLVYFARAKLAALVVGAKAPVVLTSRADSHEAKLYSIALAVLTAQYMSSNDNGS, via the coding sequence ATGGTTTTGAAAAATCTGGCACAATTATTGGGTACGGCAAGGGATAGACCATCCCTTACTATTGCAGTAGCTGCTGCTGAGGATGTTGAAGTGTTAAAAGCGGTGGAGGAAGCGGTGCGTATGGGAATTGCCAATTTTCTTCTGTTTGGTGATAAGAAAGCCATCGAAGATATGGTCTGTTCCCATCAGTTTGAACTTAAAGAATCCGTTATAAAAGATGCGAAAGATCTTGCAGAATCGTGCAAATTGGCTGTTGCTGCTGTCCGGGATGGAGAAGCGGATGTGGTGATGAAAGGGTTGGTTCCAACATCCACCATACTAAAGGCAATTTTAAACAAGGAAGGCGGTCTAAGAACAGGTAATGTGCTCAGCCATGTCGCAGTTTTTGAGGTGGATGGCTTTAATCGGCTGTTCTTTGTAACAGATGCTGCCATGAATATTTCCCCAGACCTACAGACAAAAGCAGAAATTATTCGCAATTCTGTTGATGTGGCAAATGCCATAGGAATCACTCAGCCGAAAGTTGCTCCCATTGCTGCTGTCGAAGTTGTTAATCCTGAAATGCCTGCAACGGTGGAAGCTGCTCTGCTTTCCAAAATGGCTGAGCGGGGGCAGATTAAGGGAGCGACAATTGATGGTCCTTTGGCACTTGATAATGCTATATCCCTTGAAGCTGCCAGACATAAAGGAATTCAAAGTCAGGTGGCTGGATTAGCCGATATACTAGTGGTTCCCAATATTGAAGTAGGAAATGTTCTTTACAAATCCCTGGTTTATTTTGCCAGAGCAAAATTAGCTGCCCTTGTGGTTGGGGCAAAAGCACCTGTCGTGCTGACTTCTAGGGCTGACAGCCATGAAGCCAAGCTTTATTCCATTGCTTTAGCAGTTTTAACGGCGCAATATATGTCCTCAAATGATAATGGATCTTAA
- a CDS encoding copper transporter produces MVSLRFHIITIISVFLALGIGILLGGTMGGQWLDKNQQKLLQSLEVRYKESVAINQGLHKRLGELTTRLEQTNQDIDGLISQSYFPHLLNLKVLYLTSKDMNNLLTEETLKRVGIQVITMYWDRWMELEDWNHDLDLVISVDNLAEREEKLLRWLDKQQRSINWIQMTEPPKTPLQKWQLLQKINYASKKIWEDVHESVGVSNHSSF; encoded by the coding sequence ATGGTTTCCCTTCGGTTTCATATCATAACCATTATTTCCGTATTTTTGGCCCTTGGGATTGGAATTTTATTGGGAGGAACAATGGGTGGACAATGGCTGGACAAAAATCAACAAAAACTTCTTCAAAGTTTGGAAGTGAGATATAAGGAATCGGTGGCTATTAATCAGGGACTTCATAAGCGATTAGGGGAATTGACAACCCGATTGGAACAAACTAACCAGGATATAGATGGCTTAATCAGCCAGAGCTACTTTCCGCATTTGCTGAATTTAAAAGTGCTATATCTTACCTCGAAGGACATGAATAATCTGCTCACGGAAGAGACGTTAAAAAGAGTGGGAATTCAGGTGATTACTATGTATTGGGATAGATGGATGGAATTAGAGGACTGGAATCATGACTTGGATTTGGTCATTTCAGTCGATAACCTTGCTGAAAGGGAAGAGAAATTGCTGAGGTGGTTAGATAAGCAGCAACGCTCAATCAATTGGATACAGATGACAGAGCCCCCAAAAACCCCTCTTCAAAAATGGCAGCTTTTGCAAAAGATTAATTATGCATCAAAAAAAATATGGGAGGACGTTCATGAATCAGTTGGTGTCAGTAATCATTCCAGCTTTTAA
- a CDS encoding glycosyltransferase family 2 protein: MNQLVSVIIPAFNESQFIGETLETLSKSPWVDEIIVVDDGSSDGTSKVAKRWTEHVVVHQKNQGKGKALMTGVDSSTGSILMFLDADLGESVQFASRLLAPIFDYEADMTIAVLPPAKNKGGFGLVKGLAEKSIYWLTGYKTKAPLSGQRALRKTLMESVSLVEGFGIEVGLTIDALRKGYRVSEIEVPFLHRETGRDLPGFIHRGKQFISISNTIGKKMMERIYD; encoded by the coding sequence ATGAATCAGTTGGTGTCAGTAATCATTCCAGCTTTTAACGAATCTCAATTCATAGGGGAAACGTTAGAAACCTTATCAAAATCCCCCTGGGTTGATGAAATTATTGTCGTTGATGACGGAAGTAGCGATGGAACTTCAAAAGTGGCTAAGAGATGGACGGAGCATGTCGTTGTTCACCAAAAAAATCAAGGGAAGGGAAAAGCGTTGATGACAGGTGTTGATTCATCGACCGGATCAATTTTGATGTTTTTGGATGCTGACTTGGGAGAATCTGTTCAATTTGCTTCCCGTTTACTAGCTCCTATTTTTGATTATGAAGCAGACATGACCATTGCTGTTTTACCTCCAGCCAAGAATAAGGGTGGATTTGGATTGGTAAAAGGATTGGCGGAAAAAAGTATTTATTGGTTGACAGGGTATAAAACAAAGGCTCCCCTTTCCGGTCAACGGGCTTTAAGAAAAACTCTGATGGAATCGGTATCTCTTGTTGAAGGATTTGGGATTGAGGTGGGTTTAACCATAGATGCACTGAGAAAAGGATATCGAGTATCTGAAATAGAAGTGCCATTTCTTCACAGGGAAACAGGGAGAGATCTGCCAGGATTTATTCACCGCGGCAAGCAATTTATTTCGATATCGAACACGATCGGAAAGAAAATGATGGAGAGAATCTATGACTAA
- a CDS encoding DUF2627 family protein has translation MYSLRLNVIMKGLQKMFIQRIIALSLIGFFIFLGGWGWKLMRDTIFRYFDPAIQTFQWGTFLLGLLLFVIGVAFMGGFIFHKDKKRKLVQPRFMKRNHRES, from the coding sequence ATGTATAGTTTACGTTTAAATGTAATAATGAAAGGATTGCAAAAAATGTTTATTCAGCGCATCATTGCCCTCAGCCTCATCGGTTTTTTTATTTTTCTTGGAGGTTGGGGTTGGAAGTTGATGAGAGACACAATATTCCGGTATTTTGACCCAGCCATTCAAACATTTCAATGGGGAACTTTTTTGTTGGGTTTGCTTCTTTTTGTCATTGGGGTAGCCTTTATGGGTGGGTTCATTTTCCATAAAGACAAAAAGCGAAAGTTAGTACAGCCTCGCTTTATGAAACGGAATCATCGTGAAAGCTAG